The genomic stretch aaatttgttgggttttttatttttttttttccctgcttgcCTGTCAAGGACAGCGTGCTTTGTCATGTTTTATGTCATTTCTGCGTCGTCGCCCGTCTCAGCAATCTGTTGCGGCATGGAGTTCAGTACTGCTGTGTGCctcctgaaagggaaaaatacagATCAGCTTGATACCCTCTGATTTCCATCAgcattggaagatgattaatGGCATGGAATGTGCTGCAGGACTTGGTATTGAAAATCTCTAGCTGTGTGAGATGTTTGGGAAACGAAGAAAGGACagctgggagcgctggcccCTGCGGCAGTCGGGGTTTGCGGGATAAGCTCGCTCGCTGATCATTTTTGTAAACATCCAGCTGTGAAATACTTGAGCGGTGCTAGCACTTTCAATTATCAGGAAGTTTCAGGCTCAGCACCCTGTAGAGATGAACAGGCAATTTCCACTTCTGTCTCAGCTATTGTTTGAGGCTATCTTCAAACTTGGGCAGAGAGTCTTCCAAGCATGAAGCAAGCCCAAGTGATGCAGTGCTCTGTGACCATCAGCacaagggctgggggaaggcagTAATGAGAGCAATTACCCTGGCACTGTGCTCCTGAGTTGAGGGACAGGCTGCATAGTGGATCCCACTGCTTTGCAATATTGCAGGACGCCAAATAGCAATGCTGCTATATTCCATTATTACAGTTAGTGAAGATCTCTGACTTGAATGGCTGGCACTTGGGGTCAGGAGCAGCAAAGTTAGGAATCCTAATCCCAGTTCTGCCCCACGCTCTGGCTGTGCATCCAAGAAAGTTATTTGTTGCTTGGTGGCTCAGCTTGTCCGGCTGGGGAGCTGCATCTCTGGGCTGGTGATGCTGAGGTGTAATTCCAGTATATCTCTGTCACCATGTTTTACAAGCACGTGATGGAAAAAGTGCTGTAAGCTTGTCAGTaccagggctggctgtcacATACCTTTCCccttcagcctcctcctccagtGAAGTTTCAGAGGTGACACACAGACATACCCGCCTGGTGCTCTGTATCCCTGCTCCCTAACCACAGGCTCTCTGCAGCTTCTGACTAGGTTGTTTACCAAAGCACTGAAGACTCTCTGATCCATGTCCAGGCTTCCCCAGAGAGTGCCTCAGagagctgtgtcctggcagctCTCAAATGTGCTCTGAAGGTTCCTGAATCTCCCCTTTGCTGCTGGATGCTGGTTCCGATCCATAAGGGAAATGGAAAGCTGGCCAGCTGGGCGAGGGCTGCGTGGAGCTCCTCTAGAACAGTAAACAGTGACTCACCCCCTCCTTGTGTCTTCTCCCTCTTCATGTCAAATATATTGCTTCGCATATGCTTCTCTACTCTCTGATTCACACCACCAGCCCGTCCCTCCCCGCTCTCATTACAAATGAGTGACAAGCGTCAGTCTGCCTTACAGGATGTGTGAAGGTTGTCAGAGCAGGAGAATGGCTTTTTGAGTGATGGGGAGAGGGATGGTGCTCTGCCTACCATGCTGCAATGTGCTGGAAATCCGTGTCGTGCCTCCGAGCGGCAGAGGCACGGCGATGAGGATTTAAGCATCTGTAGTTGCCTTCACCTGTCAGCTCAGATGTTACCCGTGGTAGGCACATCCGTTTGGCTAGcgctctggagctgggagcaactTGAGGATAAACGAGAAATTTAAACAGCTGCCTAGGATTTAAATGGCTGCATTTGGGAATGAGTAGAGTATTCCCTGCGTAGCTGTCGGTGCCGAATTGAGACGTGATGGCAGAGGTCCCCGTCGCCGCTTGAACCTTGCGCTGTTTTTCTGCCCTCGGGAAGTCGTCGCTGGCCTGGCGGAAGGTGAGGCTTGCATGTTTTCAGTTTGCTCTATGTGTGTGAGGATGGAAGCTAAACACCAGCAGGGCTGTCTGCCAGGCAGTCGTGTTGTGGCCGGGCTTGTCTTTCGGTGTagaaagagttttaaaattCAAGTTCATCTGCAGTTGTCGGGTGTCGGCAGTGATTTTATAGTAATTCCTTAATGTGTAATGCACTTGGAAAGCCCTGTAGCGTGGAAAGTCTGAAATCTCACTCTGgcatgttttctttcttaattgCAAGCCTTGTGTGGAAAGCTCTGTCCTACCTCTGCCTGAGTCAGgctttctgctgcctttccctttcAAAGCAAAGGAACTGGGATCTCTAGATGCTCTAAGCTGAGACTGTCAGAGTTAGGATGTCAGCTGGAGACTTCCAGGTTTTTGGGAGGATGCTGCGGGAAGCACAGGAGCTGTctgagagagggagagggcGTTGGCAAGGCTGTCAATGGGTAACTTTATTGCAGAATTACAAGGGCTCTTTATGTAACCCACAGTCAAAACACTTGCTGTAAATACGAGcgtggagcagctctggaaaagctttttcccctcacagttGGTGTAATACTACTTGCTGCTTTATTGATGTGGCATTCGGAATGTGTTGTACTGCTTACAGAGCAGGGATGTAGCGCGGTCCTTGTTCCAAAAAGCTGAGCTCCTAATTTTAGATGTGATGCAGCAAATGCAATTAAGGAAAGAAGGGCAGGAGTAGGGTAAAGACTAAAAGGGTTCTAATAATCAAATCGCAGGCAGGGTCCCAGAAGACCCCTGTGCGGCATGTTTAGGGAACACTGCTGGGTATGACTTGTTTGCAGAGTGGTTTATGATTTCATTGCGGTGTTTTGCTTTGTAAGTAACAAATGTAAGGGAGATGACGTGCTGATTTTTAGTGTCTTCTTGCTGGTAGCTGAATAGTCCCAAATAATCCTGATGGGAAGGATTTGGTAGATGAGATGAGGCCCAGGGCCCTGGAGGACTGCTGGTGAGGATTGTGAGTGCTGCTGTATCGGTTTCGAGAGGAGCCCAGACCACACCTGTGCCTTCACCTAGTGCAGAGATAAGACTCACCCTTGCACTCATATCTGACTGTGAGACTTGAGCCTGTTTGAGTGTTTCTACTTGCTCTATGAAATCTTGCCCTATGGGTCAGGACAGCCCACAGTCTCCCACCCTTGTTTTAAGAGGGTCTGGCATCACAGTTCCTGATGGTGTCTTGAACCTCCTCGTTAATATGTGTCAGCAGCAACTCTGGCCATGGCCCCATGTGCAGTAGGGTGGATCCCAGCCTATGTCTGAGGGATGCTGGCCCATCCAGGGTCTTTTGGTGTGGGGGGAGACAGGTGTGCAGCAGAAGACGTCGAGCCAAGCGCCTGTGCTGTCCTCTGAGGAATGTGCAGGGTAAGGAGCTGTTGCTTTGGTGACATGGAGCAACAGGTGACCAGCAGGGTTTCATCACTCAGAGCTGGAGCATTGCTCAGGGTGGCAGGTGAGCCCTCACGCTGACCCCCACTGGAGGCAACCTCACCCCTCGCCTCTTGTTTTCCATGATACTTtacatttctttccatctccGCGCGGCCAAGTGGCCGCGTTCAGTTTTTCCATCGGCTGGCGCACAAAACGCTTTGAAGACGCGCTGGGTGAGGATCAAAAGGCTTTTTGTGCAGTCGGTGGGTGTGACGGGGCTCTCGTTGGCCTCCCCCtcctttttgcctttccttttccGGCGTTCGCAGCGCGGCGAGCGGCCAGTGCGCCCCTTCCCTTGTAGGGATGGGGGCGGCGCGGGAGGGGGGATGCCGCCGAGGGAAGGAAGAGTTTCTGATGCTGTGGGAATGTGAGCGCTCAAACTCTGTAAACAGCTGGTGACTCACTGCATAACTATGGCACCAACTGCCTGCGGCCCGGCTGCgcctctgcagggagggggctGCCGGCCCTTTCCTCTCCGCACTGGCAGCGCCGCTGCGCTCCTCAGCTCCGAGACCTCTCGGCCAAGACAAGGagctttttccttcccccccgGCTGCCAGTGCCTACGTCTGCGGCTCCGGCCGGGAGGTACGGGTGGGCAGCGAATGCCTGGTGTGGAGGGGAAGCGATGGACGGTGcgagggcagtgctgggctctggagaGGTGCCTGTGCTCGCAGGAGATGGTGCTCTGAAGAGCGTGCAGACAGAGGTTGGGCGCATCCCCGTCTGTCGGAGGCAGCTCAGGGGGGCTGGGACTCGCCCCCCTGCCCCGTGCCCTGCCCACTCCTGCTGTCCTGGCGAGACAAGGGGCTGCTGTAGCTGGAGGTGTGCCCGGGGTGGGGCTCggtgctggaggagagcagggaaggactCGCTGATGCTCTAGAAAATGCAGCGCACACCAGTTGCTGTAAGTGGTCCATTCATCACGGAGCATCTTGGCTTGTGTGCTGTGCGGCTGTCCTTGTCCCTCCTCCAGACATGGAGAGCTGTGCTGTCTCAGGCTTAAAAATAGAGGAGGCGCCTAAATACACTCCCTAATATCTAGGATAGTATCTTGCAGCTCTGCAATtacaggattatttttttccccctccttctctTCATCTTGATTTTTATGTAAGTCGTGTGATGATGAGGTGCCTTGACTGATAAAATTCAAGTGACAGCAGCACGGGCTGAGCCAGCACCTTCACCCACTCGGCTCCCACTGGTCCCCACACCCCACCTTTgcacccccccaaatcccgacACCCCTGTTTGCAGATATGAATGAGTTTGTTTACTCTCCGACGACCTCGTGATGTCTTTGCACAGACATGACCTGAAGTCATTATTGCTTTTGGGCTTCTCTGTTTCCATGGCGACTGTCTCCGGGTTGGCTACTTTCCCAAGGTCACCATGGCAACTATCAGAAGGGAATCATGCTTGGGATGCTTTGGCTGGATTTTTCATGAATGATTAGGATGTGTGACACGATGCAGACGTGGAAATGGGGAGGgtttgggctgggcaggagaaggTGGGGGGAGAGCGAGGACTCCCGCCAGACAGGAGCTCTGCGGTGCCGCGGGCGTGCAGCCCTCGAAGCCGCCCTGTGTCGGGGGCACCGGCGCCTCACCCCTCCCCTCTGGGGAGCCATAGCAGaggctgtgatggtggcacgGCTGCTGGTGCCTCTCCCAGGGTAGGTACCATTGGACCACGGGGTGAAGGGGTTGGGTGGAGGTGTGGGCAGGTGGATTTTCTGCAGGGAGCTGGTTGGAGGGGTGTAGTCTTGGCTAAGGTGAGAGTGAAGGGCAGTGTCACGGCAGGGGACGGGCTGGCTGTGGATGGACATGCCTCCACGTCACTAGAAATAATCAAGCAGGTCTGCTCTTCCCAGTCCTCCTCGCTGGAGGATTGGGAAGCAACAGTCTTGGTGTGTTGGGAGAGGTGAACTCCTTCCTGGCTTTGTTATCGGGGGggcttttgtttctgttgtttgggttttctggtAGCGTCTCCTTTGGGTGGGGACAGCGCTGGAAGCAGGTTACAAACCAGGCAGCTTCTCTCTGGGTTGCTGGCTCAATTTCGAGCCGAGCTAATAATCATCAAAATGAGAATGAAGGGAGTTGTTGTCTTGTGGCTTTTCAGTGCCTTTTATGAGCAGAGGTAACTCTTAATTCAGTCCCTAATAGGCCATTTGGAGCGTCTGGGATGCCTCCAGAGGGAGGTGAGCCAGTGACGGGGCCTTGGAGGCCACGCTCCATTCTCCCCTTGGGAAGGGGTGGCACATGGCAAGGTGGTGTGTGATGCTTAGTGTGACTCTTGTTTACAGATGAATGTGGGTGtccttctttcctccctgccctgtctTCTCTGCTGCATCTTAGTGTGGTTAACAGCAAAATACGAGGTCTGGGTGTTAAAAAGCAATGCACTTGTCAACACAAATTTCTCGTTCTCTTATCTGAATAGGGTAAATGATATCTGAATCCATCTCAGTGCTTCAAACAACTGTGTGCTTATTTCTTTTAATGGTGCttgatttgggggtttgggccGTGTGTTGGGTATCTTCTTCCTGCCCTCGTCTCTGTGATTAACCTGGAaaccttgttttgtttttccagttgcAATTTCTGAGCAGTTTTGTCCGGAAGACTGTGCTCAGGTTATGACGACTAATCCCAAACCGAACAAGGCATTAAAGGTAGGGAAGAGGCTGAGTGGGTGGTGCTGGGTGGCTGGGGAGGCTGTCGCTGTGCCGTGCTGCTCGTACGTGACTGTTCTTTTTCATTCCGAGAGACTCTTAGGAATGGGTGCTGGTACAATTTCCCACTGTCTGCAGGAAAGGTTAGGGTAGAAGAATGTTGGCATTACCCAGAAAGAGGCCTGAAGTCTCTAGGATGGCATGGAGGCTGGCATATCTCAGCAGCTATCCAAGAGAGTTCTGACTACAGGAGGTATTGGCAGCATCCTGaaaccagtgctcccagtcttGGCAATGAACTACTTTTACTCTCAggactgggaggcactggggaaGGGACTTTTTCAGCTGGTGTCTCCCACATCCATGAGACAGTAAATGCCTCAGACAAACCAGCTTGATGGTGGTCTGTGCCTGGGCTGTTCATGCGTGGTTGAAATTTCTTTCTAGTGTTTTGGCTCTTCATTCCATATGTCCTGCAGAATCTGAAAAGACAAAAGGACGGTGTCTTAAAAGTTGTGTTCAGTGGTATTGATGGTGTTTTTCAGCCTAAACAATTTTTTGATTCTGAAAATAATATGGTGGCAAATGTGCTTGAGGAAAGGGCAAAGCCTTGGTGGTTTTCTCATGTAACTTCAGTTATTACATGCTGTGCCCCAGCAAAACCAAATCAAGCAGTCCTTGAAGCCAAGCATGGTTGGTTTTGTTCACAACTCAAATGAGCAATCTTCAAcgaaaaaccataaaatgttGAATTAAGCCCTGCACAGAAGCAGCTGTTCTGCTTTTGAGATGCTGCACTGGTGTCCCAGCATAATGCTGGGATAAGGTGTCGTCTTTAGCATTCATTATGAATTCCAGGTCCTGACAAAGGACTTCACACAAAAAGGCTTCAGCTGACTTTACATTTATCCCCTTGCTGTTGGGTTCACATTGGCTATGTAAAGATCACTGCTTTCTCTGACCTAAGAGGGTGCCCCAACCACAGAAAATTGCAATGCTCAGATCTCTGCCGTGTTTAACCCAGATGTTTTAGTGGAGCTTGTGCTCTCCACAGCACATTAGGAGTATTTCCCAGGTAGGGTTGTCACGTTGATGAGGGGTGgccttttctccttctgccaCCCGGAGCATCCGTTCACGTCGGGTTGCTGCTACCCCTGTGCTGTTGGTATTTGCAGGTAAAGGAGGAGTCAGGAGAGAATGCCCCAGTGCTGAGTGATGATGAACTCGTGTCAATGTCCGTACGGGAGCTGAACCAGCACCTGAGGGGTCTCACCAAAGAGGAGGTCATCCGTCTGAAGCAGCGGAGGCGCACGCTGAAGAACCGGGGCTACGCTGCCAGCTGCCGCATCAAGCGTGTGACTCAGAAAGAGGAGCTCGAGAGGCAGCGGGTTGAGCTGCAGCAAGAGGTGGAGAAGCTGGccagagaaaacagcagcatgAAGCTAGAGCTGGATGCCTTGCGCTCCAAGTACGAAGCACTCCAGACCTTTGCTCGTACTGTGGCGCGAGGGCCTATTACCCCGACCAAAGTTGCCACCACCAGTGTCATCACCATCGTGAAATCAGCCGAGATCTCATCCAGTTCTGTGCCCTTTTCAGCAGCCTCCTAGTGCCCTCGGTGGGGGGAACTAGCAGCCTTTCAGAGGGGAGGGGATAAGGCTCTTATGCATTGTTCCGGAGTCCTTGGTCACGGCAAGAATTGGCATTTTAAGAAGTCTCTTCCAAAAGTgcaaaaaaccagaagaatataaaaaaaaagaaaagagaaaaacaaacaaacccaaagggTTCCTACAAAGGGAACTTAACTGGCTGCTTCTGTCTGGACTCAGTGGCTCCATCAACCTCTCGTGTCCAGGATTTGAGCTCTGTATGCAGTACAAATTGCAAGAtctgcttcctccttccctctgcctccaCAAACCCCTCTCAGCtgtgggcagctttccagctggGAGAAGATACCTGAGGAGCCTCCGGAGTCTTCGTGAATGATGCTCAAGAGCCAGGAAACATATGGACCGTAGAAATCATCATGTGAGATGAATGTATGGGAAAAAGAGTTTCCTTTAGTGGCCTCCTACTCCTTGTAAGAAGGGTCTCCCCTACCTTCCCCACTTCCACCTGATGTTATGAGGGCAGGAATATAGGCTTTTTGGGTTTGATTTCATCCTGCTAACAGTGGATGGGAGTGGGAGGATGATGGAGATAAATGCTTGGGTCTGACCACACCCATTAAGAATAACCTTTTGTTTTCAATCCATGCTgttaaaatatggaaaaatatatattttacatattttaatatgCCCCGTTACCTGTGTGGCCTGTAAAAAAAACTACATTGCAGCCTCCTTTATTCCAAGCCCAAGTTTCCTGATAGCTCCTTCCCAAAGGTGTGCCTGTGAATTGGATATATTTATGCAGTTTATTTCTTCCAAATGATCCACAGTCTTGAAgtagcagcttttttttttcctgggttacCTGAAGCTGAAGGGAGGGAGGCACAGTAAATGCTGTGAAGAGCAGTGTggtgaggaggagaaggagagatgaggaggaaaaatgCTGCACGTATTAGTGGTGGAGGCAGAATTGGCTGGGAGAGAAGGTGGGACAGTTCTGCTGGGATCAGCACTGCCAGAAGGGGTTTGTGCAGAGGGTGTTGGAAAGATGTTTCTAAAGCACTGAAGTGTAACTAGAGGGTAATAGCATTCAGCCAGGAGGAGAGAAGTTTAGAGTCTCCTCTTTGACAAAAGCATTGGTATGTTAGCAATTAGCATCCTTAGCTGGAGAGCTGTGCTCACCAGTCCTTGGTGATCAGagaagggctgtggggaggtCAGATGGGAGCTTCAAGAGACTTTCCCTCTCCATAGCACATCAGAtgctggatttgggatccaAAGAGTACAGTGAACAACCCTCAGTGTTCAGACAACCTGTGTGAATGTGACCCTGAAACTTGATGCTTTCTCTTGCAAGTGGGTGAGTTATAATGAGGGCAGGATGGAAAATCAATGTGCATGTAGGGGGCAGAAGAATTGGGATGGAGAAGTCGTTTGTTTGGCTCTGAGCAGTGGTTCGGGAGAGGGATTTCTGGCTTGGCAGtgggcaggatttgggaagCTGAAAGGAGAGATTCTGCTGTCACGCAGCAGTGATGAAACAATGAatgtttccaggtcactgtaaaaaaaaaaaaaaatagctatgttggtgtttgtgtgttttgttgttgttttttttttttccttcttgaagTAGGAAATGGAAGGGACTGTGTGTTTTGTAGGGCAGGTCAGAGACTTATGGAATGGACGATGCCTGTTGTCATGCAGGTGAGAAGAGAATGAGATTGCTGAGGTTTTGAGATGAGGAGAAGAGCTTAGAGAATTTGGGCTCTGGAACAAAGATCACGGAGAATTTATAAGTGGTTTGGACTGAAAGAGAATAATCAAGTGCTACCGTTGTTGGAAAGAGGACAGTGAACTGGCATCTGACACCCAGTATAATTTGTTGTTTGAGGCTTTGTCTTGCCTTGAATGGCAGTAAGTTGGTAGAAATTTAGTGAAGCCCTACTTGTCTTTGGAAGAAGTTGTtagcttgctttttcttttttttttttcaccttgtCATCGGAGTCTCTGGATTTCCCAGGAGGATCCTTTGTGAAATAGGTTAATGAAAAGAGAAACCTCAGACTTGGTTCTCATTCAGTCCCCAACATCGACAGCCGTGACTTTACTGAGCCAGAAAGGGTGTCAGTGAAATGCTTCCTGAAGGCTCGTTCCCCCTGCCAGATCCACACGTTTTGGAGGGGAGCAGGAAGTTTCCTTCAAGTGATTTTCCAACACGTAGAGTTTGGATGGCACTTAGTGTTACCTCATTTCTCCTCCATTCCCTCCCTATCTCCAAACAGGCAGATCGATGTCCTGTGTATCAGTACCAGTTATTGACTCCCACAGCAGAAGCTGAGGAAGAGAAAGATGTTACGGTCATTTCCTGGTCCTCTCATGTTCTCCAGCTCACAGACATTGGACACTTTCCCAGACCTTACAGGTGCCTCCAAAAACAGGCAAAATGGAGACTCCTGGCACTGTTGGGgctttaaatgaaaacttcattGAAAAAGGCCAGTTGACTTGAAAATGCCCAAATGCTTCCAGTCTTTAaaacagctccagagctccATAACATTCCTGGCTAGATAGGAACaccctctggctgcccttgaCACCCCTCCGGGGAAATCAGACCTGTCTCACTGAAGGGGACAGAGGTTGAACTTTGTTCCTGGGGTCTTCTTGCTGTTGGAATGAGTTGAGAAACATATCTTTATGTGGCACTTCCCTTGTGGccaagtatttcttttttttccagttcttggAAGGGTGCCAAAGGCTTGTCCAAGTGATTGCTAGTTTAGTGCTGGTAGGCACTTAAATCTCTGGTCACTCGATAAAGAACAAGAGGCCTGGGTGTTGTTAAAGCTGTTGATACCATAGCCATGGTAGGTAATCCATATTGGATATCCATAAGGACCACGTGGAAATatttaaagagagagaaatata from Haemorhous mexicanus isolate bHaeMex1 chromosome 17, bHaeMex1.pri, whole genome shotgun sequence encodes the following:
- the MAFK gene encoding transcription factor MafK is translated as MTTNPKPNKALKVKEESGENAPVLSDDELVSMSVRELNQHLRGLTKEEVIRLKQRRRTLKNRGYAASCRIKRVTQKEELERQRVELQQEVEKLARENSSMKLELDALRSKYEALQTFARTVARGPITPTKVATTSVITIVKSAEISSSSVPFSAAS